In the genome of Anabrus simplex isolate iqAnaSimp1 chromosome 2, ASM4041472v1, whole genome shotgun sequence, the window AGCACTGGCTTCTGAGTCCGCCTCTTTTCACGACcgccacatttcaacattttgaagatttcatagaataattttaatatggttttaaaagattttgaagtgtcaaacagtgtcaatgtcatttaagaagattgtttaaccttattctgcgacattatgttcactacatggcaatagcctgaggactttattgaatggttttaatatggttctacaaaaacatttttttttaaacgtcaaacaaagtgaatgtttttaagaagatcgtgattttattattagttttgtttaattttaatgattatttaaaccaaattgcatcagattttagcaatccaaagtttaataattgcaagtcttggacaatatggactcggaaatagtataattataatatggtttttaaatctttatcatagtttttataatgtgtgtgacgtagataaacttatatatgtttgccaatgtttccagtgtatatcagctgatgctacacggctgaaagcaacgggaaactacagccgtaactaactcccgaggacatgcagctctctctgtatgaatgatgtactgatgatggcttcctcccgggtaaaatattctggaggtaaactagtcccccattcggatctccgggtggggactacacgagagggggcgatcatcaggaagatggatactgacattctgcgagtcggagcgtggaatgttagaagtttgaatcgttgtggtaggttagagaatctgaaaagggagatggataggctaaagttagatgtagttggtataagtgaagtacgttggcaggaagaacaagatttttggacaggcgactaccgaattatcaacacaaaatcaaacaggggaaatgcaggagttggtttaataatgaataagaaaatagggcagcgggtaagctactacgaccaacatagtgaaagaattattgtcgtcaagataaacaccaaaccaatgcccaccacaatagtgcaggtctatatgcctactagttcagcggatgatgaagaaatcgaaagaatatatgaggagatagaagatttaatacaatatgtaaaaggtgacgagaatctaattgtgatgggagactggaatgcagtggtaggccaaggaagagaaggtagtacagtaggagaatttggattgggacaaaggaacgaaagaggaagtcggctggttgaattctgcactgatcataatttagtgcttgctaatacttggttcaaacaccacaaacgacggctgtatacgtggacgagacctggagacactggaaggtatcaaatagacttcattatgattaggcagagattcagaaaccaggtgttggattgcaaaactttcccaggagcagacgtcgactctgaccacaacttgttggtcatgaaatgccatctgaagttgaagaaattgaagaaaggaaagaatgcaaaaagatgggatctagacaagttgaaagaaaagagtgtgagggatcgcttcaaggaacatgttgtacaaggactaaatgaaaaggctgaaggaaacactatagaggaagagtggagagtcatgaaaaatgaagtcagtagggctgctgaagaaatgttgggaaggaagaaaagatcaactaagaatcagtggataactcaggagatactagacctgattgatgaacgacgaaaatacaagaatgctggaaatgaagagggcagaaaagaatacaggcgattaaagaatcaagtggatagaaagtgcaaggtagctaaggaagaatggctgaaggagaagtgcaaggatgttgaaggctgtatggttctgggaaaggtagatgctgcatacaggaaaatcaaggaaacctttggagaaaggaaatctacgtggatgaatattaagagctcaaatggaaagccacttctagggaaagaaaacaaagcagaaagttggcaggagcatatccaacagttgtatcaaggtaaagatgtagataatttggttctggaacatgaagaggctgttaatgctgatgaaatgggagacccaattttgaggtcagagtttgacagagctgtgagtgacctcaataggaacaaggcacctggaaatgatgacattccctctgaattactgactgccttaggagaaaccagcatggcaaggttatttcatttagtgtataagatgtatgtgacaggagaagtcccatccgattttcggaagaatgttgttatacctattcccatgaaagccggtgctgacaggtgtgaaaactaccgcaccattagtttagtatctcatgcctgcaaaattttaacacgtattatttacagaagaatggaaaaacaagttgaagctgagttgggagaagatcaatttggcttcagaagaaatgtaggaacacgtgaagcaatcctgactttaagtctgatcttagaagatcgaatcaagaaggacaagcccacgtacatggcattcgtagatctagaaaaggcattcgataatgttgattggaccaaactatttatgattctgaagacggtagggatcagataccgagaacgaagaattatctacaatctgtacaaaaatcagtctgcagtgataagaatcgagggctttgaaaaagaagcagcaatccagaaaggagtgaggcaaggctgcagtttgtcccctctccttttcaatgtttacatagaacatgcagtaaaggaaatcaaagagaaatttggaaagggaatcatagtccaaggagaggaaatcaaaaccttgagatttgccgatgatattgttattttatctgagactgcagaagatctcgagaagttgctgaatggtatggatgaagtcttgggtaaggagtacaagatgaaaataaataagtccaaaacaaaagtaatggagtgcagtcgaacgaaggcaggtgatgcaggaaatattagattaggaaatgaagtcttaaaggaagtagatgaatattattacttaggtagtaaaataactaacgatggcagaagtaagaaggacataaactgtagactagcacaagcaaggaagagctttcttaagaaaagaaatttgctcacttcaaacattgatatcggaattaggaagatgtttttgaagacttttgtgtggagcgtggcattgtatggaagtgaaacatggacgataactagctcagaaagaaagagaatagaagcttttgaaatgtggtgttacagaagaatgctgaaggtgagatggatagatcgaatcacgaatgaagagatactgaatcgaattggcgagaggagatcgatttggctaaatttgacgagaagaagagatagaattataggacacatcttaagacacccaggacttgttcagttggtttttgaaggaagtgtaggtggtaagaacggtaggggtagaccaaggtatgaatatgacaagcagattagagcagatgtaggatgcaatagttacgtagaaatgaaaaggttagcacaggatagggtggcatggagggctgcatcaaaccagtctatggactgatgactcaaacaacaacatcagctgatgatgacacaatataaagcgtcgaaactagtcctgataaaataaatatactacatgttgtaatttcatcttaataaCATTTTTGgcattgaataaggtggatacgaattttaataaattgtaatcttggttcaatacggacgaataatgaaatttatatacttagTTACTAACATAGCAAAATGGACTTTGATAGAAATGAATTTGTGCATCACATCTTTCTCGATAACAAGGCAACTCTTCAACCATCCAGCGGGTGTCATTTCCTCAGAATTCAACTGCCAATCCCTACAGAAATGATGCAAATGAATCACTGCAATATTCATTACTTGTAACACTCCTGTCATTCATCCTGGGATCACAACTATATTACAGTTCTCATCACATCTTCACAATTTTTATAAATTGGTCTAGGAATCTGTCGGGCAACAACAAGAACCATCATCGTAATTCTCAGCCAGGACActgaaataataatcataattcttTTTCTTCATCAGTTCTCATTTTAACCTCTTCACCTGGGGCAGGTTATTAATCAAGCATcgttgcctgtctctccaccactctttccTTGCATCCAATATTTCTCTTATCTTTATTCCCCTCTTCActatatccatccacctctttcgaGCCCTTCCTTGTGGTCACTCTCCTGTGCATATCACAACTATGGCATCCTCAGCCATACTGCTATTcgtttctgggggcaaaggcagccaggcacAGAGCCAACCATTCTATCCCAACTAGAGCCAAACATTACAGACAGTaaaagcttttaccttccactcctccaagggccttcaacagcctgtacggaggtgactttgctttctttCTAGATGCATATCTACTTATAAACATGGTCCTTGATCAACATAGGCCTAACTGAAAATTTGGAAGACAGCGTTACAGATGGGCATGTTCAATGTGTATAGAATTTAGTGACTGGTATCATAATTCGTAGTCTTCATTTTATAGATACTTTTTCACTTTATCTTAAATTGATGAAATGTTTTATTAATGTTATGCTTAGTCTTTGAAGATGGCAATTaaagaagataataaaataaacatGAACATATTTACCCTTTTGTAAAATGGTCACAACTTTTTGTAAAATAGAAGAATATACGAGTAGATACATCAGAACCATACTATATTTTATATAACTTGTTCCTCGATAAAATGGTAAGGTAGAAAGAAAGTTTTGCTAAGATGTTTTACAGCTCATTTAAAAAAAGTGATCTTATACTTGGCACACCATACTAATGATTCTAAACGATGAGGTAACTTTCAACATCCCAAACATAACATTACACTTGCCAGTGTAATCGATTCTCTTTTTAAAAACACCTTTTCTCATAAATAtttaatgaaaaatatataaaagaaCAAATCAACACAACATTGTAATAAGCTAACAATAATACGGAGAGTATTAAATATAGGAATGCTGTAACAGTCTTGTCCAATCCAAGCATAAATTActgaaatttatttaataaaattatagaagGAGTTTATTTTCAAACCATGCTCTTAGTACTCTCGACTTTTTCAAATCTTCAGTAAACCTATGCATGGCAGAATCATGAGCCATACTTCCCTCTGCAACATGCAATTTTTGAGCATCATCTTTTGAGCAATGTGTATAGTGATGAACTGCAGCTATGCCTTGAGAGACGCTCTGGGTAGTGAGTGCTAGTACTTTATCACCTGATACAAGGAGAGGACGGTACACATGCAATGGTCTATCAAGGCCACTTTGTTTGGAATATGCAGTCTTGCGAAGGATCAGCGGAGAAGAAACTTCAGTGTGAGGGTCATCGTCATATTCAATGCAAAAAACTATTCTTGGAATAGAAAACCTAGCTGTTGTTTTCTTCCCAGCATCAAAGTTATCAAACATAACAGCAAGCGAACGATGATACCTTGGAACAATAAATTCATTCCAAGCAAGTACTGCAACATTACGAACTTTACCAGCAGCTCGCAAGATGCAGTCCTTCTCCACTGCCAATTTGATTGCTACATTTGCTTCTGCAAGTGGGTATGGAAAATTCCAGGGTAGTACAGTTAAACTAATGCCAAGTAGATTCCACAAAGTTGAGTTCTGAAGAACACGTAATGTTTTATGGGGAACGCCCTTACTgtagaaaacaaaattatttatacctACAAGCTGATGGTAACTGAGAAATTCAAACACTAAGGAACGTGGGAAAGCAGGATTTAATCCTGGAGCAATGCACACTGCTGTACTGTTCTCTGACAATACTTTTTCCGTGATAGGTTGGATGGGGATTAACGGTTCAGAAGGCACCAAATCATCAGTCTTAAAGAATGCAGTTCCATAGGGCACACCAATCTTTTCCTGAgttttacaataaaaataataagcaTTCACATTTCCAATCTTTGTTTCTTTAACATCGTTCTTACTATTCTCTTTTGAATCCAGGAGGGAAAAGCTGAACCTCCCCACAACTGGCTCCTTTCTATCTTCAAACCACAATGAACAGTTAAACCTGGGATCACTATTACCAGTTCCCACGGATATCACTTTAATTTCAGTTCCATGTGCAGTTTGTTCCCAAAATGCAGAATAAGCAAAATGTGTATCACTAATCCTTTGCCAAACAGGCATTGGATCTGCAAAACTGAGAGATTTTTGGTCATGGTTAGTTATATTAATAGATGAACAGTCATAAGTACTTGCTGTTTGTCCAGGTTTGCCAAAGAAATTTAACACTTCCATTACATTATGAATACGAATATATTGGTGGTGATAATAAAGTGCTAACAAAGCACTCACTAGAGCTACAATAACCAAAATCAATTGATAATACTTCCTCATTGTTGGTTTAGATGAACTTCGCTCAAATGATAGACCACCTTTGCATTCTTTGTACATGACCAACCCGATGATTCACCCAAAATGTTCATGACTCCCCCAGATCTGAAAAGAAAAATAAGCAAGGAATAAAGATATACTACTTTCAACGGTGCACATCCGTTTGCATAACAGAATATACTGAAGCCATATTCTTCCATGTTTTGCTTAACAAATGTTTTAAATAAAGGGAAGATTTTTCAGTGAGTTCAACATACATTATTTATTCGAATAAGTCAATTACCTTACGTATAAAATACATACAAATCACATTAAACTGGGAAACTATCATAAAGCATGTATTTTAAAATCACAGATAGAGGAGAAATTTGCACACTTCGAGCTATAATGCAACAGAAAGTGGAAGCACCACCAGGCTGAAGCAACTTGAAACCAAGTCTGCCATTTTTTTTTCCATAGTCAAAACAACGGGGTTGGGCCAGGATAGGATCTGTAGGAAGTGTTGGAGCAGCGACATGAGAAAACAACAAAACAAATAATATTGTCACCATGTATGTGCTATACACACATggaattgttatttttatttcatttgcctTATAAAACACGGAAGAAATATCTACAGAAATACATGTCCAACTCTCGCAGAGATGAAAAGTTACTGACCCTTAAAGAGCATAAACTCTGTAAATACCTATCTTACCTGAGAACCCCTAATCTGTCAAGagttttcaaaatcaaatcaaaatctctttatttgcaaatgaggtgtctatgtCGGTGGCAAATGGTAGGCCGACACTAAACTACATTATTGTTAAgccctaaattttaaattaacaaaagaagGAAATTtacctagaatacaatattatacaatttacactaacaattttttctattaaacacacagctcatccttaatatatttatattgtttacaaaattctacttataatatctcctgtacttacatactcaactcatatacagtatgtggaattacttcaaataatactatataactggtataagattaaaatttatatttcatttatttacttatttattttttacccattctggaacctaagtagcataacgacctgctgcgtcttaaccagagcccgttTTGCCACCACTTTACAagattcctgaagggccttcacagttaccgtagcggtcccagggccctcaaagtccccactgtacttcacccctacaggcagtcccttttcggctgtccaaactccatagaccaggggatggaattaatttattcacacacattttttatttacaataacctgcactggtcaaatgccctctaacatttcatttattttctctgttgctgtttattctcttcttgaatatctgtacagatataACACAGGCATAATGCAGCCTGCAGGAAGTGCAATACTTCAAAATCTGCCTAATTAACTTGACATAGTGAGACTATCCACATGGTTCTACTGTAGTGAAAAAATGATTATATCCACTGAACAAACAACCGCTTAATGTGGAAAACacttcaatcaaatcaaatcaaatcaatcaatcactactgatctgcatttagagcagtcgcccatgtggcacattccctatctgttgttttcctagccttttcttaaacgattgcaaagaaattggaaaattattgaacatttcccttggtaagttattccaatccctaactccccttcctataaatgaatatttgccccaatttgtcctcttgaattccaactttatcttcatattgtgatctttcctacttttaaagacaccactcaaacgcattcgtctactgacgtcctcccacgccatctctcctctgacagctcggaacataccatttaacgagcagctcgtctcctttctcccaaatcttcccagcccaaactttgcaacatttttgtaacgctactcttttgtcggaaatcacccacaacaaatcgagctgcttttctttggattttttccagttcttgaatcaagtaatcctggtgagggtcccatacactggaaccatactctagttggggtcttaccagagacttgtatgctttctcctttacatccttactacaacccctaaataccctcataaccatgtgcaaagatctgtaccctttattaacaatcatatttatgtgattaccccaatgaagatcgtttcttataataacacctaggtacttacaatgatccccaaaaggaactttcatcccatcaacgcagtaattaaaactgagaggacttttcctatttgagaaactcacaacctgacttttaacactgtttatcaacataccattgtctgctgtccatctcacaactttatcgaggtcacgttgcagttgctcacaatcttgtaacttatttattactctgtacagaataacatcatctgcaaacagccttatctctgattccacttctttacacatatcattgatatatataagaaaacataaaggtccgataatactgccttgaggaattcccctcttaattattacagagtcagataaagctttgcctactctaattctctgagttctattttctagaaatatagccacccattcagtcactcttttttctagtccaattgcattcatttttgccagtagtcttccatgatctaccctatcaaatgccttagataggtcaatcgcaatacagtccctTTGGCCTCCTcgatccaggatatctgctatatcttgctgaaatcctacaagctgagcttcagtcgaataacctttcctgaacccaaactgccttctgtcaaaccagttattaattttgcaaacatgtctaatataatcagaaagaatgctttcccaaagcttacatacaatgcatgtcaaactgactggcctgtaattttcagttttttgtctatcaccctttcctttatacacaggggctactatagcaactctccattcatttggtatagctccttcaaacaaacaataatcaaataagtatttcagatatggtactgtatcccaacccattgcctttagcatatccccagaaatcttatcaattccagctgcttttctagtttacaacttttgtatcttaccggtactgtaaatgtcattgttaccataggtaaatttcaatacttctttagtgttactcacatcccctatctggacattatccttgtaaccaacaatctttacatactgctgactgaatacttctgccttttgaagatcctcgcatacacacctctccttgttcattaatgattcctggaatgtccttctttgaaggTCTCTAATTTTAATGGACCATTTCAACCATTATTATCCAAAATACACACATTGCTTCTGAAAACTCTCTGCTATTTTgtgcaaattcttcaaattatcagAAACATTATACAGCCTTCTActtctaccactttccccacacaattggatttggccctgttttacagccagatgcccttcctgatgccaaccctatatggagggatgtaatctctattgcatgtttctgtggtggttagtagtgtggtgtgttgtctgatatgaagaggagagtgctgggacagacacaaacacccagtcctcgagccacaagaattaatcagaagcggttaaaatccccgacctggctgggaatcaaacctgggaccctctgaaccgaaggtcagtatactgaccattcagccaatgagttggactagaAACATTATAGAGTACAAAGAAGAATTCAAATCCTTATATTTCATGAGACCCaccttctcatttttattcattcttAACAACACACCCAAGCACACATCACatctcttttttaaaatttttttttctttctttaatattccTTACACCACCACCTGCTATATACTCTACAACTTGATCACTGAAAATAGAAATAGTTTCATAACGTTCTATGTAGTCATGCTGACTCAAATTAAAGTTATTTACAGGAGAGTACCGTCGGTGGATTTAGTATAACAGTCATCTGTTTTCGCATTAGCATTGGTAGGAGGGTCAACCTGTGTAATTAGGCATTTTCCATACGCAGCTCAACACTGATGTGCATGAAGATTATTCCTATCCACTCCCCTACTCCTCAAGCAGGGAATAAAGGAGCTGTTCCTAAGAAATTTAAAACTTCCATTACGTTATGAATACGAATATACTGGTGGTGATGATAAAGTGCTAACAAAGCACACACCAGagctataataaccaaaatcaattGATAACACTTCCTCATTGTTGGTTTATGTGACATAAGGAGGGCCTATTCCTTATTACGATCGCCGTATCTACAGCACATTTCCCTACCTTACTTACTGCTGTTCGCCTCGACCTCGTCCTCGCCGCATCAAGCATtccgctcacctgtgctctacCAGCGCGATTACGTCATCCTCGCTGCACTTCGCCGTTGCTTGTGCGCTGTGTGAACACGTGATGTCATGTTTCTCGAACACACTAGCTTGTCGCATTCTCTCTTTTTCTGGAATATTCTACACCAATATATATTgcccactccgctgctccacatttgagtcgggtttcgtggcggagtggtggagtACCAAGAATACTGTGCCTCTTGTAATCATGTCAATTCCATCTGGACTATCTTCaagctatttggtgagcaagacatATTGTAATTTATCTTCACCTGGACTTCAAATTTTCATTCGGGCTTTTGCCTGCTGAAACTTTCTTCCGTCGAGTTGGTATGCTGCATTTTTAAAAGATCATAACATAGACTGCATCTCTACGcgaactgcgctacggacgatAATGAAATACTTATAATCATTTCAGATGTCTTCCTAGACCTAATGCAATTGGTAAATTCTGCAacacccggtgaagaaaatcctttccccatcCTAATCCTTATCCCACTTCCCTTTCGTGCTTCTTCTCTTTCAGGGCTTTTCTCCCACTTTCTTACTCGgtttctatatatattgtatgcttaaaatttatttaataggctttccttttatgcatttttggatattcaatttgtaaatgtggcacacttttcggATTTTTCTCTACTCTGGTATATTTATCTTTCATCATTTGTTAAAAATTTATCTTCGATTTATTTACCTTgttgttatgttttattgttaaatatattctattcacatTGTTATTTTTTTGGTCTTCCTACTGGCCTAGCCcccttcttactgcgcgtttccttggtttaaattattcattattattattattcacattatctATTTCACTACTATACTTGGGTACACTGAGCTTTCTACAGTATTGCTAATATCATATTATACTCCGCTGTACGAACTTCAGATCACTTATCACTATTGTATGATAGTACACCACACCCTACATCCTAGAGTTAGGGAACACTTTAAATATATGAATATGGTGAAGTCTTGTGGTGATAGCTGAACTTTGCATTACTATGTAATTCTGAAGCCAGCCAACAGATATCACGGCTTTGATTTGGAGTGCCACTTAGGAAATTGGACTGAACTCTCTTTAGTAAAGAAATGCAATGGTTAAGGATTGGCATTCCTGAATGCTCACTGGTAGTTCTAAGGTTGCCCCTACTGAACGTTTAAATGTAAATCAACCTATCAACGCCCAGCTTGCCATTAAAAACAAAGCAGTTTTTGGCCTCCCAGAGACTATCTTGACCGGTGCATCGACGTGCAAGGATCTCCCTCACTTAAGGCAGCCGTCATGCTGAGGCAGCATCTAAGTTAGGTGGCTTTCTTCATCCTAATAATGTGAATTAATTTGCGTGTGGTAATAGGAAGATAACAGCATTTGCCTTAGCATGTAACTGTTAGAGCCATTTCCATACTAGGCAACAGGAATCGGTGATagagtagctcaggtgaattccgtgtCGCCGTGCGGTAGCCAGCCGCGCTACTCAGCCGCCTTCCCCGGCCTAGTGACAGTTTTCATAATGAGTTTTCATAATAAGGAGTGTGCCTTGCTGCTCTTATTATTGtcggaaagaaagaaggaaagcttaTTTAGTTtacttttccgggttgaaccgtgttgttgtacatcacgtacagtttgccgacgtttcgaatacattgcagtactctttgtcaaggcgactgaaaaaAGGAAAGCTTCATAGGTTTCATTCACATCCTATGTTTAAAGATCGTTTGGAAAAAGGACTTTTCTATAAACTATCCAATGATTTATGTGATGATGGTACCAAGTTTTTTAGTTACCAGTACATCATTTTTCTCTGCAGACTACTGAGAAGATGGTACTGTAGAGGTGTTAGTACACACAGCCAAATTTTGAAATTCATTAGTTGATTCCCTTCAACCCCCATTTTTAAAGTAAAATCAAGAACGCTCGCAACAAGGTGCCTTAAATATCGTTTGCTCCAAAacttaataaataaaaaaatgcctGCCTGTCCTTGTATTggcaaaatctccatttccttcttATTCAGCCGGGCCTTTTCCCAATCAATTGAGGTTGACAACTTACGTGGATCTGACCCAATTCTATGGAgcaatgtattcactactgcgtgtatgtgtgatggttggtagtgtggtacatTGTGTGTACAGATgaacaaaagcacccagt includes:
- the LOC136863846 gene encoding uncharacterized protein; protein product: MYKECKGGLSFERSSSKPTMRKYYQLILVIVALVSALLALYYHHQYIRIHNVMEVLNFFGKPGQTASTYDCSSINITNHDQKSLSFADPMPVWQRISDTHFAYSAFWEQTAHGTEIKVISVGTGNSDPRFNCSLWFEDRKEPVVGRFSFSLLDSKENSKNDVKETKIGNVNAYYFYCKTQEKIGVPYGTAFFKTDDLVPSEPLIPIQPITEKVLSENSTAVCIAPGLNPAFPRSLVFEFLSYHQLVGINNFVFYSKGVPHKTLRVLQNSTLWNLLGISLTVLPWNFPYPLAEANVAIKLAVEKDCILRAAGKVRNVAVLAWNEFIVPRYHRSLAVMFDNFDAGKKTTARFSIPRIVFCIEYDDDPHTEVSSPLILRKTAYSKQSGLDRPLHVYRPLLVSGDKVLALTTQSVSQGIAAVHHYTHCSKDDAQKLHVAEGSMAHDSAMHRFTEDLKKSRVLRAWFENKLLL